In Marinitoga hydrogenitolerans DSM 16785, one genomic interval encodes:
- the rpsO gene encoding 30S ribosomal protein S15, which yields MSRGLDPEIKNKVIEEFKINEKDTGSVEVQIALLTARIRHLTEHLKTHSKDFHSRRGLMKMVGKRRKMLKYLKKERPEVYKELISKLGIRG from the coding sequence ATGTCAAGAGGATTAGACCCAGAAATCAAAAACAAAGTTATTGAAGAATTCAAAATTAATGAAAAAGACACAGGTTCAGTTGAAGTTCAAATTGCATTATTAACTGCAAGAATCAGACATTTAACAGAACATTTAAAAACACATTCCAAAGATTTTCATTCAAGAAGAGGTCTTATGAAAATGGTTGGTAAAAGAAGAAAAATGTTAAAATATTTAAAGAAAGAAAGACCAGAAGTTTATAAGGAATTAATTTCAAAATTAGGAATTAGAGGATAA